In a genomic window of Kineococcus mangrovi:
- a CDS encoding MerR family transcriptional regulator — translation MAETGPGRGGVLTVGRVAELLGVSVRTLHHWESLGLLSASRTAGGYRTYGPDEVARLQRVVRYRELGVPLAVVAELLDDGSPSGGLDALRRQRAELLDRLDRTRDALEAVDQLIDATERGTTLSSQEQAALFGADWDPSWPGQARERWGGSPQWRQHAERAADRAFADWAALAARVEALEADLAAAFRAGTAPGSERAAELAERHRASVAEHVDCTYAVHVCLARGYVDDPRFREHYDRREPGLATWLRAVVAENARAHGVDPATAVWE, via the coding sequence GTGGCGGAGACCGGACCGGGGCGGGGTGGGGTGCTGACCGTGGGCCGGGTGGCGGAACTGCTCGGCGTCAGCGTCCGCACGCTGCACCACTGGGAGTCGCTGGGACTCCTCTCCGCCTCCCGGACGGCCGGCGGGTACCGCACCTACGGCCCCGACGAGGTGGCGCGCCTGCAGCGGGTCGTGCGCTACCGCGAACTCGGGGTTCCGTTGGCGGTGGTCGCCGAACTCCTCGACGACGGTTCGCCCTCCGGCGGCCTGGACGCCCTGCGCCGGCAGCGGGCGGAACTCCTCGACCGGCTGGACCGGACCCGCGACGCCCTCGAAGCGGTGGACCAGCTCATCGACGCCACCGAACGTGGCACGACGCTCAGCTCGCAGGAGCAGGCCGCCCTGTTCGGCGCCGACTGGGACCCGTCCTGGCCCGGGCAGGCGCGCGAGCGGTGGGGGGGCTCGCCCCAGTGGCGACAGCACGCCGAACGGGCGGCCGACCGGGCATTCGCGGACTGGGCCGCGCTCGCCGCGCGGGTCGAGGCCCTGGAGGCCGATCTCGCGGCGGCGTTCCGCGCCGGGACCGCACCGGGTTCGGAGCGGGCCGCGGAACTGGCCGAACGGCACCGCGCGTCGGTGGCCGAGCACGTCGACTGCACGTACGCCGTGCACGTCTGCCTGGCCCGCGGCTACGTCGACGACCCCCGGTTCCGCGAGCACTACGACCGCCGCGAACCCGGTCTGGCCACGTGGCTGCGGGCCGTCGTGGCGGAGAACGCGCGGGCCCACGGCGTCGACCCCGCCACCGCCGTGTGGGAGTAG
- a CDS encoding ATP-binding protein, which yields MCSPTPASTLVVAGALSSGRVARHFLEEHWCHQHSSAPLDQAKLLLTELVTNAVRHAGPPILLRVECVEADGVVLSVSDGDPAPPVTTLADPSDLGGRGVHLVDLLSRAWGVDHHPDRGGADGHPHDAALAKTVWCRLSRQDAPGPGPRHDDGGRTRDQRATPAPVGASRRDLLSP from the coding sequence GTGTGTTCCCCCACCCCGGCCTCGACCCTGGTCGTCGCCGGCGCCCTGTCGTCGGGAAGGGTGGCGCGGCACTTCCTGGAGGAGCACTGGTGCCACCAGCACTCCAGCGCCCCCCTGGACCAGGCGAAGCTGCTGCTCACCGAGCTGGTGACCAACGCCGTCCGGCACGCCGGCCCGCCGATCCTGCTGCGCGTGGAGTGCGTGGAGGCCGACGGTGTCGTCCTGTCCGTCAGCGACGGCGACCCGGCACCACCCGTGACGACGCTCGCCGACCCCTCGGACCTCGGTGGTCGCGGGGTGCACCTCGTGGACCTGCTCAGCCGGGCCTGGGGGGTCGACCACCACCCCGACCGCGGCGGGGCGGACGGCCACCCCCACGACGCCGCCCTCGCCAAGACCGTGTGGTGCCGGCTCAGCCGGCAGGACGCCCCCGGGCCCGGACCGCGGCACGACGACGGCGGGCGGACGAGGGACCAGCGCGCCACGCCGGCCCCTGTGGGGGCGAGCCGACGTGACCTACTCTCCCCGTGA
- a CDS encoding cation diffusion facilitator family transporter: MSHGHGHGHGHGGADLARNRRRLTAALAVTATVLVAEAVGALVSGSLALLADAGHMLTDVAGLTIALIAATLAARPASAQRTWGYRRAEVLAATLQAAALLAVGVLVLVEGVRRLLTPPEVSSGAMVVFGAVGLVGNVVALWLLLRGTGEANVNVRAAVLEVVNDGLGSIAVLVAAAVIALTGWTRADAVVSLLIGVLIVPRTVKLLRETTSVLLESTPPGLDLEDVRRHLLELPHVHAVHDLHASQITSGLPVLSAHVVLDDTCFRDGHAPEILDRLQACVAEHFPVAVQHATFQLEPVGHSGHESGAHD, from the coding sequence GTGAGCCACGGACACGGCCACGGGCACGGCCACGGGGGCGCCGACCTCGCCCGGAACCGTCGCCGGCTGACAGCCGCCCTCGCCGTCACCGCGACCGTCCTCGTCGCCGAGGCCGTCGGCGCCCTCGTGTCCGGTTCCCTGGCCCTGCTGGCCGACGCCGGTCACATGCTCACCGACGTCGCCGGGCTGACGATCGCGCTCATCGCGGCGACCCTCGCCGCGCGCCCGGCGTCGGCGCAGCGCACGTGGGGCTACCGGCGGGCCGAGGTGCTCGCCGCCACGCTGCAGGCGGCCGCCCTGCTCGCCGTCGGCGTCCTCGTCCTCGTCGAGGGGGTGCGGCGCCTGCTGACACCCCCGGAGGTGAGCTCCGGGGCCATGGTCGTCTTCGGCGCCGTCGGTCTGGTCGGCAACGTCGTCGCCCTGTGGCTGCTCCTGCGCGGGACCGGGGAGGCGAACGTCAACGTGCGGGCCGCCGTGCTGGAGGTCGTCAACGACGGTCTGGGCTCGATCGCCGTCCTCGTCGCGGCCGCCGTCATCGCGCTCACCGGCTGGACCCGCGCCGACGCCGTCGTCTCGCTGCTCATCGGCGTCCTCATCGTGCCGAGGACGGTGAAGCTGCTGCGGGAGACGACGTCGGTCCTCCTGGAGTCCACCCCGCCCGGGCTGGACCTGGAGGACGTCCGCCGCCACCTGCTGGAGCTGCCGCACGTGCACGCCGTGCACGACCTGCACGCCAGCCAGATCACCTCCGGGTTGCCCGTCCTGTCGGCGCACGTCGTCCTGGACGACACGTGCTTCCGGGACGGTCACGCACCCGAGATCCTGGACCGGCTGCAGGCGTGCGTGGCCGAGCACTTCCCCGTCGCCGTGCAGCACGCGACGTTCCAGCTCGAACCCGTCGGGCACTCCGGGCACGAGAGCGGCGCGCACGACTGA
- a CDS encoding STAS domain-containing protein, whose product MSDSERDQGPDEATDGGHLEVDHEAGLTVITLHGEVDAALGSVLDDLHARADAAGLPVRVDLSAVTFLESTGASFLVRLTRAAAPHRVTLVKPAPQVLYLLQVTKLVTIFDVED is encoded by the coding sequence GTGAGCGATTCCGAGCGCGACCAGGGCCCCGACGAGGCGACCGACGGCGGTCACCTCGAGGTCGACCACGAGGCCGGGCTCACCGTCATCACCCTGCACGGTGAGGTGGACGCGGCCCTCGGGTCGGTCCTCGACGACCTGCACGCGCGCGCGGACGCCGCCGGCCTGCCCGTGCGCGTGGACCTGTCCGCCGTGACGTTCCTGGAGTCCACCGGCGCCTCGTTCCTCGTGCGCCTGACCCGGGCGGCCGCACCGCACCGGGTCACCCTCGTGAAACCCGCGCCGCAGGTGCTGTACCTGCTCCAGGTCACCAAGCTGGTGACGATCTTCGACGTCGAGGACTGA
- a CDS encoding VOC family protein — protein MSVLLVRYVVDTSHSTVPLPALDAEPPPVEDRVYGMPMFPTLPTADLAASVGFWTRGLGFVELFSIPGHLVHLRRWRFQDVLLVLGEPPAAPPPGTLSVACVPRQLEEVAAACEALRPGSTSGPERRPWNSVDLHVVTPERARVVCTAVLPLDSGAARDLRAVGVDAPPVTPSTSWRRPDRGGVGC, from the coding sequence GTGAGCGTGCTCCTCGTGCGCTACGTCGTGGACACCTCCCACAGCACCGTCCCCCTCCCGGCCCTGGACGCCGAGCCCCCGCCCGTCGAGGACCGCGTCTACGGGATGCCGATGTTCCCCACGCTCCCGACCGCCGACCTGGCCGCGTCGGTCGGGTTCTGGACGCGTGGGCTGGGGTTCGTCGAGCTGTTCTCGATCCCCGGCCACCTGGTCCACCTGCGCCGGTGGCGCTTCCAGGACGTCCTGCTCGTCCTGGGCGAACCCCCGGCCGCACCGCCACCGGGCACCCTGAGCGTGGCGTGCGTACCGCGCCAGCTCGAGGAGGTCGCGGCGGCGTGCGAGGCGTTGCGGCCGGGCAGCACGAGCGGCCCGGAACGCCGGCCGTGGAACAGCGTCGACCTGCACGTCGTGACGCCGGAGCGGGCGCGGGTGGTGTGCACGGCGGTGCTGCCCCTGGACTCCGGCGCGGCGCGCGACCTGCGGGCGGTGGGCGTCGATGCGCCCCCGGTGACACCCTCGACGTCGTGGCGGAGACCGGACCGGGGCGGGGTGGGGTGCTGA
- a CDS encoding RNA polymerase sigma factor, which translates to MDAGRAEVADDVLARRAALGDRDAFALIVDRHGPALLRYTGNLLRRGDQAEDCVQDTFLAAWRGLPSFRGDSSLRTWLFTLARHAAFARLRRFPAGGSRPFVPVEEVQDRLRDLREDPERSSVENALREALELALQLLPPRQRTAWLMREVEGMSYEEVASVLGTTTTAVRGLLERSRTTLATTLEEWR; encoded by the coding sequence GTGGATGCAGGACGCGCTGAGGTCGCCGACGACGTGCTCGCCCGGCGGGCGGCTCTGGGGGACCGCGACGCCTTCGCGCTCATCGTGGACCGGCACGGCCCGGCGCTCCTGCGGTACACCGGCAACCTGCTCCGCCGCGGTGACCAGGCGGAGGACTGCGTCCAGGACACCTTCCTCGCCGCCTGGCGGGGTCTTCCGTCCTTCCGCGGGGACTCCTCGCTGCGCACCTGGCTGTTCACGCTCGCCCGGCACGCGGCCTTCGCCCGGCTGCGGCGGTTCCCGGCCGGGGGCAGCCGCCCCTTCGTCCCCGTGGAGGAGGTGCAGGACCGGCTGCGTGACCTGCGGGAGGACCCCGAGCGGTCCAGCGTGGAGAACGCCCTGCGGGAGGCCCTGGAACTGGCGCTGCAGCTCCTGCCGCCGCGGCAGCGGACCGCCTGGCTGATGCGCGAGGTGGAGGGCATGAGCTACGAGGAGGTCGCCTCCGTCCTCGGCACCACCACGACCGCGGTGCGCGGACTCCTCGAACGCTCCCGGACCACCCTGGCCACGACCCTGGAGGAGTGGCGGTGA
- a CDS encoding ArsR/SmtB family transcription factor, producing the protein MYCRRVIAPQAIGHAEVLARFGHALSDPTRTRLLLALREAPGYPAELADLLGVSRQSLSNHLACLRGCGLVVSVPQGRRVRYEIADARLSHALGDLLGVVLAVGEDHCAAEAVAG; encoded by the coding sequence ATGTACTGTCGTCGCGTGATCGCACCGCAGGCAATCGGCCACGCAGAGGTCCTCGCCCGCTTCGGGCACGCCCTGTCCGACCCGACGCGGACCCGGCTGCTGCTCGCGCTGCGGGAGGCTCCGGGGTACCCCGCGGAGCTGGCCGACCTCCTCGGCGTCTCGCGCCAGTCGCTGTCGAACCACCTCGCGTGCCTGCGCGGCTGCGGCCTCGTCGTCTCGGTGCCGCAGGGCCGCAGGGTGCGCTACGAGATCGCCGACGCCCGGCTCAGCCACGCCCTGGGGGACCTCCTCGGCGTCGTGCTGGCGGTCGGCGAGGACCACTGCGCGGCCGAGGCGGTGGCCGGGTGA